In Desulfobacterales bacterium, the following are encoded in one genomic region:
- a CDS encoding carboxypeptidase-like regulatory domain-containing protein — protein sequence MKSFFLSMGCWGVVWLSAATAWSHGVEGWVERAEAWCVAAQYDDGEPMGYAAVEIKSPGSETIFQSGRTDRNGRFLFKPDGPGQWRAVVSDGMGHQVSLDIAVEGGEAAAQTTEGVRSPVAAAEGANRPLKIIVGLSVIFGLCGVLYGWRARRTIAGIKVF from the coding sequence GTGAAATCATTTTTTTTATCGATGGGATGCTGGGGGGTAGTGTGGCTTTCGGCCGCAACGGCCTGGTCCCATGGGGTTGAAGGATGGGTGGAGAGAGCGGAAGCCTGGTGTGTGGCCGCCCAATATGATGATGGCGAACCCATGGGCTATGCGGCGGTTGAGATAAAGTCGCCGGGCTCGGAGACGATTTTTCAAAGTGGCCGAACCGATCGCAACGGCCGTTTTCTGTTCAAGCCGGATGGCCCGGGCCAATGGCGGGCGGTGGTTTCGGACGGCATGGGGCATCAAGTGAGCCTTGACATCGCGGTTGAAGGGGGCGAAGCGGCGGCGCAGACAACGGAAGGGGTTCGTTCACCGGTTGCTGCGGCCGAGGGCGCAAACCGGCCGCTTAAGATCATCGTCGGCCTGTCGGTTATTTTCGGCCTGTGCGGGGTTTTGTATGGCTGGAGGGCGCGCCGAACCATTGCCGGGATAAAGGTATTCTGA